The Winogradskyella schleiferi genome has a window encoding:
- the rpsO gene encoding 30S ribosomal protein S15, translated as MYLDQKEKEKLFKKHGKDAKDTGSAEGQIALFTARINHLTEHLKNNRKDYNTERSLVKLVGKRRSLLDYLTKKDILRYRAIVKELGLRK; from the coding sequence ATGTATTTAGATCAAAAAGAAAAGGAAAAACTTTTCAAAAAACACGGTAAAGATGCAAAGGACACTGGATCTGCAGAAGGACAGATTGCATTATTTACAGCAAGAATCAATCACTTAACTGAGCACTTAAAGAATAATCGTAAAGATTATAATACAGAGCGTTCGTTAGTAAAACTAGTTGGTAAACGTAGATCATTACTAGACTATTTAACTAAGAAAGATATCTTAAGATATCGTGCGATAGTGAAAGAATTAGGATTAAGAAAATAA